Proteins from one Pithys albifrons albifrons isolate INPA30051 chromosome 2, PitAlb_v1, whole genome shotgun sequence genomic window:
- the LOC139668918 gene encoding pantetheinase-like isoform X1, whose product MARPAEYKGQFAVHAQHGGHSEGTHCNYKNPLAKSKRSCKTPAMLPSQPLLHAGIFALTILQALASDTFIAAVYEHAVILPDPTDKPVSPGDALALMNKNMDVLEGAIKEAAQQGAHIIVTPEDGIYGWQFTRESIYPYLEDIPDPVVNWIPCTDPLRFGPAPVQERLSCMARNNSIYVVANIGDKKLCNSSDSDCPSDGRYQYNTDVVFDPEGKLVARYHKYNLFRSETQFNYPKEPEAVTFETPFGKFGIFTCFDILFHEPAVVLVSKMQVDTVLFPTAWMNVLPFLTAVEFHSAWAMGMRVNLLSANTHSISFAMTGSGLFTPEGPAAYHYDSGTEEGHLLLAELSARPRLSPTYPPAINWSLYATSIKKFPGENDTFLGSVRRDIFTFSKLRHKAGNSTVCQGDLCCHLVYQMSDKKKNEVYVLGVFDGLHGSLIKYHWQICTLLKCKSTDLDTCGQPVETAQTKFEMFSLSGTFGTNYVFPEVLYSGVQLAPGEFEVLHDGRLKNKHGTSKPLITATLFGRPYEKDLPHPLRTFPYRNSLGATQSP is encoded by the exons ATGGCGAGGCCAGCAGAGTACAAGGGACAGTTTGCAGTACATGCCCAGCACGGAGGACACTCTGAAGGCACCCACTGCAACTATAAAAATCCACTGGCTAAAAGCAAGAG GAGCTGCAAGACACCAGCCATGCTGCCTTCCCAGCCTCTTCTGCACGCAGGGATATTTGCACTCACAATCCTTCAGGCCCTTGCCTCCGACACCTTCATTGCAGCTGTCTATGAGCATGCGGTCATCCTGCCAGACCCCACTGACAAGCCTGTTTCTCCCGGTGATGCCTTGGCCCTGATGAATAAAAACATGGATGTCTTGGAAGGGGCCATCAAGGAAGCTGCCCAGCAG GGTGCCCACATCATTGTGACTCCTGAAGATGGCATCTACGGCTGGCAATTCACAAGAGAATCCATCTACCCTTACCTGGAGGATATCCCTGATCCAGTGGTGAATTGGATTCCCTGCACTGACCCCTTGAG ATTTGGTCCAGCACCAGTGCAGGAACGACTCAGCTGCATGGCCAGGAATAACTCCATCTATGTGGTTGCAAACATCGGGGACAAGAAGCTGTGTAACTCCAGTGATTCAGACTGCCCCAGTGATGGTCGCTACCAATACAATACAGATGTTGTCTTTGACCCAGAGGGAAAACTGGTGGCTCGTTACCACAAG TACAACCTGTTTAGAAGCGAAACACAGTTTAATTACCCAAAAGAGCCAGAAGCCGTCACCTTTGAGACTCCCTTTGGGAAGTTTGGCATTTTCACTTGCTTTGACATCCTTTTCCATGAGCCTGCTGTAGTCCTTGTGAGTAAGATGCAGGTGGACACTGTGCTCTTCCCGACGGCTTGGATGAATGTTCTGCCATTTCTGACCGCAGTTGAGTTTCATTCTGCCTGGGCTATGGGCATGCGTGTCAATTTACTTTCAGCAAATACTCACAGCATCAGCTTTGCAATGACAG GCAGTGGGCTGTTCACACCAGAAGGACCTGCCGCCTACCATTATGACAGTGGGACTGAGGAGGGACATCTCCTGTTGGCGGAGTTGAGCGCACGGCCCCGTCTGTCTCCCACCTACCCTCCTGCCATCAACTGGAGTTTGTATGCCACAAGCATCAAGAAATTTCCAGGGGAAAATGACACTTTTTTAGGGTCTGTCCGGCGGGATATATTCACTTTCAGCAAACTCAGGCACAAAGCTGGAAATTCCACTGTTTGCCAAGGAGACCTCTGCTGTCATCTGGTCTATCAGATgtcagacaagaaaaaaaatgaagtttatgTCCTGGGTGTGTTTGATGGGCTTCATGGTTCTCTCATAAAATACCATTggcag ATATGCACTCTGCTCAAGTGCAAGAGCACAGACCTGGACACATGTGGGCAGCCAGTGGAGACAGCTCAGACCAAGTTTGAGATGTTCTCCCTCAGCGGCACATTTGGCACCAACTATGTCTTTCCAGAAGTGTTGTACAGCGGGGTGCAGCTGGCCCCCGGGGAGTTTGAG GTTCTACATGATGGGcgtttgaaaaacaaacatggCACATCAAAACCACTCATAACAGCAACACTTTTTGGAAGGCCCTATGAGAAGGACCTACCACATCCTCTGCGAACTTTCCCATACCGTAACTCCCTAGGTGCTACACAATCACCATAA
- the LOC139668917 gene encoding pantetheinase-like isoform X1, translating to MASSCATGGLDWIVGKNVFTGRIVRHWERLPRDMVESPSQKDSEHSRSCKTPAMLPSQPLLHAGIFALTILQALASDTFIAAVYEHAVILPDPTDKPVSPGDALALMNKNMDVLEGAIKEAAQQGAHIIVTPEDGIYGWQFTRESIYPYLEDIPDPVVNWIPCTDPLRFGPAPVQERLSCMARNNSIYVVANIGDKKLCNSSDPDCPSDGHYQYNTDVVFDPEGKLVARYHKYNLFMTETQFNYPKEPEAVTFETPFGKFGIFTCFDILFYEPAVVLVSKMQVDTVLFPTAWMNVLPFLTAVEFHSAWAMGMRVNFLAANTHKTSLAMTGSGIYAPDGARTYSYNMKTEDGHLLVAELDAHPRLSPAFPPAVNWSSYALNVKRFSQNDHDFTGIIFHDQFTFTELTKAGGNLTVCQKDLCCHLSYKMSGKRDDEVYVLGAFDGLHVVEGQYYLQICTLLKCKSTDLDTCGQPVEMAQTKFEMFSLSGTFGTNYVFPEVLYSGVQLAPGEFEILNDGCLISKTKPTKPVVTVTLFGRWYEKDHLKQDPQPRAFT from the exons atggcctcaagttgtgccacaggaggtttagattggatagtaggaaaaaatgtcttcactggAAGGATTGTCAGGCATTgggagaggctgcccagggacatggttgagtcaccatcccagAAG GACTCAGAGCACTCTAGGAGCTGCAAGACACCAGCCATGCTGCCTTCCCAGCCTCTTCTGCACGCAGGGATATTTGCACTCACAATCCTTCAGGCCCTTGCCTCCGACACCTTCATTGCAGCCGTCTACGAGCATGCGGTCATCCTGCCAGACCCCACTGACAAGCCTGTTTCTCCCGGTGATGCCTTGGCCCTGATGAATAAAAACATGGATGTCTTGGAAGGGGCCATCAAGGAAGCTGCCCAGCAG GGTGCCCACATCATTGTGACTCCTGAAGATGGCATCTACGGCTGGCAATTCACAAGAGAATCCATCTACCCTTACCTGGAGGATATCCCTGATCCAGTGGTGAATTGGATTCCCTGCACTGACCCCTTGAG ATTTGGTCCAGCACCAGTGCAGGAACGACTCAGTTGCATGGCCAGGAATAACTCCATCTATGTGGTTGCAAACATCGGGGACAAGAAGCTGTGTAACTCCAGTGATCCCGACTGCCCCAGTGATGGTCACTACCAGTACAATACAGATGTTGTCTTTGACCCAGAGGGGAAACTGGTGGCTCGTTACCACAAG TATAATCTCTTTATGACAGAAACTCAGTTTAATTACCCAAAAGAGCCAGAAGCCGTCACCTTTGAGACTCCCTTTGGGAAGTTTGGCATTTTCACTTGCTTTGACATCCTTTTCTATGAACCTGCTGTGGTCCTTGTGAGCAAGATGCAGGTGGACACTGTGCTCTTCCCGACGGCTTGGATGAATGTCCTGCCTTTTCTGACTGCAGTTGAATTTCACTCTGCCTGGGCTATGGGCATGCGTGTCAACTTCTTAGCTGCCAATACTCACAAAACCAGCTTGGCAATGACAG GGAGTGGTATTTATGCACCAGATGGAGCCAGGACATACTCCTACAATATGAAAACTGAAGATGGTCACCTCCTTGTTGCTGAATTAGATGCACACCCTCGTctttctcctgccttcccacCTGCTGTCAACTGGAGCTCATATGCTTTGAATGTCAAAAGATTCTCCCAAAATGACCATGATTTCACAGGAATCATCTTTCATGACCAGTTCACTTTCACTGAGCTCACCAAGGCTGGGGGAAATCTCACTGTCTGCCAAAAAGACCTCTGCTGTCACTTGAGCTACAAGATGTCAGGAAAACGAGATGATGAAGTTTATGTGCTGGGTGCTTTTGATGGGCTTCATGTTGTTGAAGGACAGTACTATCTGCAG ATATGCACTCTGCTCAAGTGCAAGAGCACAGACCTGGACACATGTGGGCAGCCAGTGGAGATGGCTCAGACCAAGTTTGAGATGTTCTCCCTCAGCGGCACATTTGGCACCAACTATGTCTTTCCAGAAGTGTTGTACAGCGGGGTGCAGCTGGCCCCTGGGGAGTTTGAG ATACTGAATGATGGGTGCTTGATAAGCAAGACAAAACCGACAAAACCAGTTGTTACTGTGACGCTTTTTGGACGGTGGTATGAAAAGGATCATCTGAAACAAGACCCGCAGCCAAGAGCCTTCACATGA
- the LOC139668917 gene encoding pantetheinase-like isoform X2, protein MLPSQPLLHAGIFALTILQALASDTFIAAVYEHAVILPDPTDKPVSPGDALALMNKNMDVLEGAIKEAAQQGAHIIVTPEDGIYGWQFTRESIYPYLEDIPDPVVNWIPCTDPLRFGPAPVQERLSCMARNNSIYVVANIGDKKLCNSSDPDCPSDGHYQYNTDVVFDPEGKLVARYHKYNLFMTETQFNYPKEPEAVTFETPFGKFGIFTCFDILFYEPAVVLVSKMQVDTVLFPTAWMNVLPFLTAVEFHSAWAMGMRVNFLAANTHKTSLAMTGSGIYAPDGARTYSYNMKTEDGHLLVAELDAHPRLSPAFPPAVNWSSYALNVKRFSQNDHDFTGIIFHDQFTFTELTKAGGNLTVCQKDLCCHLSYKMSGKRDDEVYVLGAFDGLHVVEGQYYLQICTLLKCKSTDLDTCGQPVEMAQTKFEMFSLSGTFGTNYVFPEVLYSGVQLAPGEFEILNDGCLISKTKPTKPVVTVTLFGRWYEKDHLKQDPQPRAFT, encoded by the exons ATGCTGCCTTCCCAGCCTCTTCTGCACGCAGGGATATTTGCACTCACAATCCTTCAGGCCCTTGCCTCCGACACCTTCATTGCAGCCGTCTACGAGCATGCGGTCATCCTGCCAGACCCCACTGACAAGCCTGTTTCTCCCGGTGATGCCTTGGCCCTGATGAATAAAAACATGGATGTCTTGGAAGGGGCCATCAAGGAAGCTGCCCAGCAG GGTGCCCACATCATTGTGACTCCTGAAGATGGCATCTACGGCTGGCAATTCACAAGAGAATCCATCTACCCTTACCTGGAGGATATCCCTGATCCAGTGGTGAATTGGATTCCCTGCACTGACCCCTTGAG ATTTGGTCCAGCACCAGTGCAGGAACGACTCAGTTGCATGGCCAGGAATAACTCCATCTATGTGGTTGCAAACATCGGGGACAAGAAGCTGTGTAACTCCAGTGATCCCGACTGCCCCAGTGATGGTCACTACCAGTACAATACAGATGTTGTCTTTGACCCAGAGGGGAAACTGGTGGCTCGTTACCACAAG TATAATCTCTTTATGACAGAAACTCAGTTTAATTACCCAAAAGAGCCAGAAGCCGTCACCTTTGAGACTCCCTTTGGGAAGTTTGGCATTTTCACTTGCTTTGACATCCTTTTCTATGAACCTGCTGTGGTCCTTGTGAGCAAGATGCAGGTGGACACTGTGCTCTTCCCGACGGCTTGGATGAATGTCCTGCCTTTTCTGACTGCAGTTGAATTTCACTCTGCCTGGGCTATGGGCATGCGTGTCAACTTCTTAGCTGCCAATACTCACAAAACCAGCTTGGCAATGACAG GGAGTGGTATTTATGCACCAGATGGAGCCAGGACATACTCCTACAATATGAAAACTGAAGATGGTCACCTCCTTGTTGCTGAATTAGATGCACACCCTCGTctttctcctgccttcccacCTGCTGTCAACTGGAGCTCATATGCTTTGAATGTCAAAAGATTCTCCCAAAATGACCATGATTTCACAGGAATCATCTTTCATGACCAGTTCACTTTCACTGAGCTCACCAAGGCTGGGGGAAATCTCACTGTCTGCCAAAAAGACCTCTGCTGTCACTTGAGCTACAAGATGTCAGGAAAACGAGATGATGAAGTTTATGTGCTGGGTGCTTTTGATGGGCTTCATGTTGTTGAAGGACAGTACTATCTGCAG ATATGCACTCTGCTCAAGTGCAAGAGCACAGACCTGGACACATGTGGGCAGCCAGTGGAGATGGCTCAGACCAAGTTTGAGATGTTCTCCCTCAGCGGCACATTTGGCACCAACTATGTCTTTCCAGAAGTGTTGTACAGCGGGGTGCAGCTGGCCCCTGGGGAGTTTGAG ATACTGAATGATGGGTGCTTGATAAGCAAGACAAAACCGACAAAACCAGTTGTTACTGTGACGCTTTTTGGACGGTGGTATGAAAAGGATCATCTGAAACAAGACCCGCAGCCAAGAGCCTTCACATGA
- the LOC139668918 gene encoding pantetheine hydrolase VNN2-like isoform X2: MLPSQPLLHAGIFALTILQALASDTFIAAVYEHAVILPDPTDKPVSPGDALALMNKNMDVLEGAIKEAAQQGAHIIVTPEDGIYGWQFTRESIYPYLEDIPDPVVNWIPCTDPLRFGPAPVQERLSCMARNNSIYVVANIGDKKLCNSSDSDCPSDGRYQYNTDVVFDPEGKLVARYHKYNLFRSETQFNYPKEPEAVTFETPFGKFGIFTCFDILFHEPAVVLVSKMQVDTVLFPTAWMNVLPFLTAVEFHSAWAMGMRVNLLSANTHSISFAMTGSGLFTPEGPAAYHYDSGTEEGHLLLAELSARPRLSPTYPPAINWSLYATSIKKFPGENDTFLGSVRRDIFTFSKLRHKAGNSTVCQGDLCCHLVYQMSDKKKNEVYVLGVFDGLHGSLIKYHWQICTLLKCKSTDLDTCGQPVETAQTKFEMFSLSGTFGTNYVFPEVLYSGVQLAPGEFEVLHDGRLKNKHGTSKPLITATLFGRPYEKDLPHPLRTFPYRNSLGATQSP, translated from the exons ATGCTGCCTTCCCAGCCTCTTCTGCACGCAGGGATATTTGCACTCACAATCCTTCAGGCCCTTGCCTCCGACACCTTCATTGCAGCTGTCTATGAGCATGCGGTCATCCTGCCAGACCCCACTGACAAGCCTGTTTCTCCCGGTGATGCCTTGGCCCTGATGAATAAAAACATGGATGTCTTGGAAGGGGCCATCAAGGAAGCTGCCCAGCAG GGTGCCCACATCATTGTGACTCCTGAAGATGGCATCTACGGCTGGCAATTCACAAGAGAATCCATCTACCCTTACCTGGAGGATATCCCTGATCCAGTGGTGAATTGGATTCCCTGCACTGACCCCTTGAG ATTTGGTCCAGCACCAGTGCAGGAACGACTCAGCTGCATGGCCAGGAATAACTCCATCTATGTGGTTGCAAACATCGGGGACAAGAAGCTGTGTAACTCCAGTGATTCAGACTGCCCCAGTGATGGTCGCTACCAATACAATACAGATGTTGTCTTTGACCCAGAGGGAAAACTGGTGGCTCGTTACCACAAG TACAACCTGTTTAGAAGCGAAACACAGTTTAATTACCCAAAAGAGCCAGAAGCCGTCACCTTTGAGACTCCCTTTGGGAAGTTTGGCATTTTCACTTGCTTTGACATCCTTTTCCATGAGCCTGCTGTAGTCCTTGTGAGTAAGATGCAGGTGGACACTGTGCTCTTCCCGACGGCTTGGATGAATGTTCTGCCATTTCTGACCGCAGTTGAGTTTCATTCTGCCTGGGCTATGGGCATGCGTGTCAATTTACTTTCAGCAAATACTCACAGCATCAGCTTTGCAATGACAG GCAGTGGGCTGTTCACACCAGAAGGACCTGCCGCCTACCATTATGACAGTGGGACTGAGGAGGGACATCTCCTGTTGGCGGAGTTGAGCGCACGGCCCCGTCTGTCTCCCACCTACCCTCCTGCCATCAACTGGAGTTTGTATGCCACAAGCATCAAGAAATTTCCAGGGGAAAATGACACTTTTTTAGGGTCTGTCCGGCGGGATATATTCACTTTCAGCAAACTCAGGCACAAAGCTGGAAATTCCACTGTTTGCCAAGGAGACCTCTGCTGTCATCTGGTCTATCAGATgtcagacaagaaaaaaaatgaagtttatgTCCTGGGTGTGTTTGATGGGCTTCATGGTTCTCTCATAAAATACCATTggcag ATATGCACTCTGCTCAAGTGCAAGAGCACAGACCTGGACACATGTGGGCAGCCAGTGGAGACAGCTCAGACCAAGTTTGAGATGTTCTCCCTCAGCGGCACATTTGGCACCAACTATGTCTTTCCAGAAGTGTTGTACAGCGGGGTGCAGCTGGCCCCCGGGGAGTTTGAG GTTCTACATGATGGGcgtttgaaaaacaaacatggCACATCAAAACCACTCATAACAGCAACACTTTTTGGAAGGCCCTATGAGAAGGACCTACCACATCCTCTGCGAACTTTCCCATACCGTAACTCCCTAGGTGCTACACAATCACCATAA